From Actinomycetota bacterium, a single genomic window includes:
- the otsB gene encoding trehalose-phosphatase → MLISPERIDAVIFDMDGVVTESTGLHIAAWKRTFDAHLREVAERRGEPFEPFTDEDYLRDVDGKPRYDGVASFLESRNIQLPYGDPDDPPERETVCGIGNRKNRVFLDLLEEHGAERYDSTVELIRELQRAGVRAAVISSSRNATQVLDSAGVRELFEVQVDGTDAMQLGLAGKPDPAIFLEAARRLGVEPGRAAVVEDAQAGVEAGRRGGFALVIGVNRGDQRAELKAHGADVVVDDLQEVGVVRDDDERVAIGELPLAVDRPQDVEAALEGREPAVFLDYDGTLTPIVEEPANATLQEETRAAIRRLARRCFVAVVSGRDLDDVRDMVGLDELHYAGSHGFETLTPHGERHQHGREFLPALDAAEQDLRGRLSGIDGAVVERKGFAVAVHYRQVSDEGVEEVEAAVDAVVTDQPQLRKTGGKRIFELRPDMDWDKGRALRWLLEELDLDRDDVVPLYVGDDVTDEDAFRELRDGGLALVVRGEDDQRPTAADYALRDPEEVRTFLQQLADRLEDTQ, encoded by the coding sequence ATGCTGATCTCACCGGAACGGATCGACGCCGTCATCTTCGACATGGATGGCGTCGTGACCGAGTCCACGGGCCTGCACATCGCCGCGTGGAAACGCACGTTCGACGCGCACCTACGCGAGGTCGCCGAGCGGCGCGGAGAGCCCTTCGAGCCGTTCACGGACGAGGACTACCTGCGCGACGTCGACGGCAAGCCCCGCTACGACGGTGTCGCCAGTTTCCTGGAGTCGCGCAACATCCAGCTGCCGTACGGCGACCCGGACGATCCGCCCGAGCGCGAGACCGTGTGCGGGATCGGCAACCGCAAGAACCGGGTGTTCCTCGACCTGCTCGAAGAACACGGCGCGGAGCGCTACGACTCCACCGTCGAGCTGATCCGTGAGCTGCAACGGGCAGGGGTGCGTGCCGCCGTCATCTCATCGAGCCGCAACGCCACGCAGGTGCTGGACTCGGCGGGCGTCCGTGAGCTGTTCGAGGTGCAAGTCGACGGGACCGACGCGATGCAGCTGGGCCTGGCCGGCAAACCCGACCCCGCGATCTTCTTGGAGGCTGCTCGACGCCTAGGCGTCGAACCCGGTCGGGCCGCCGTGGTGGAGGACGCTCAGGCCGGCGTGGAGGCGGGGCGCCGGGGCGGTTTCGCCCTGGTGATCGGGGTCAACCGTGGTGACCAACGGGCGGAACTGAAGGCGCACGGAGCCGACGTGGTAGTGGACGACCTGCAGGAGGTGGGCGTGGTGCGAGACGACGACGAGCGGGTGGCGATCGGCGAGCTACCTCTGGCAGTCGACCGCCCACAAGACGTGGAGGCGGCGCTCGAGGGCCGCGAACCGGCGGTGTTCCTCGACTACGACGGGACGCTCACGCCGATCGTGGAGGAACCCGCGAACGCCACGTTGCAGGAAGAGACCCGGGCGGCGATCCGGCGGCTGGCGCGCCGCTGCTTCGTCGCGGTGGTCAGTGGCCGCGACCTGGACGATGTTCGGGACATGGTCGGGTTGGACGAGCTGCACTACGCGGGCAGCCACGGGTTCGAGACCCTGACCCCCCACGGTGAGCGCCACCAGCACGGGCGCGAGTTCCTCCCAGCGCTGGACGCCGCCGAGCAGGATCTGCGCGGGCGTCTGAGCGGCATCGACGGCGCGGTCGTCGAGCGCAAGGGTTTCGCGGTCGCGGTGCACTACCGGCAGGTGTCCGACGAGGGCGTGGAAGAGGTCGAGGCGGCGGTGGACGCGGTCGTCACCGACCAGCCGCAGCTGCGCAAGACCGGAGGCAAGCGCATCTTCGAGCTGCGACCGGACATGGACTGGGACAAGGGCCGTGCTCTGCGGTGGCTGCTGGAGGAACTCGACCTCGACCGCGACGACGTCGTCCCGTTGTACGTCGGCGACGACGTCACCGACGAGGACGCCTTCCGGGAGCTCCGCGACGGCGGCCTGGCTCTGGTGGTCCGCGGCGAGGACGACCAGCGCCCGACCGCGGCGGACTACGCGTTGCGCGATCCCGAGGAGGTGCGCACCTTCCTGCAGCAGCTCGCCGACCGGCTGGAGGACACCCAGTGA